A section of the Agrococcus sp. SGAir0287 genome encodes:
- a CDS encoding VOC family protein translates to MGPVTLRTAHLARLERWYQDGPGLEPVGHAPGAVELGVDGATLVRLEEAPDLRGPNPHDAGLFHTAVLYPDHASLAAAVVRMTQVPGMVFAGVGDHHVSQAFYFVDPDGNGVELYVDRPRETWRWQGDRVHMTTEGFDPRAFVAEHLGTRDVAGIPAGATVGHVHLQVGDVSTARDFYVDALGFAETASYGAQALFVSAGGYHHHMAMNTWNSAGAGRRDDTLGLGLVDVVVPGADDLGAARERLQARGVAVADDGRALAFDDPWGNRIRLSA, encoded by the coding sequence ATGGGTCCCGTCACCCTCCGCACCGCCCACCTCGCGCGCCTCGAGCGCTGGTACCAGGACGGGCCGGGCCTCGAGCCCGTCGGCCACGCGCCCGGCGCCGTCGAGCTCGGCGTCGACGGCGCGACGCTCGTGCGCCTCGAGGAGGCGCCGGACCTGCGCGGTCCGAACCCGCACGACGCGGGTCTCTTCCACACGGCCGTGCTGTACCCCGACCACGCGTCGCTCGCCGCGGCGGTCGTGCGCATGACGCAGGTGCCGGGCATGGTCTTCGCCGGCGTCGGCGACCACCACGTGTCGCAGGCGTTCTACTTCGTCGACCCGGACGGCAACGGCGTGGAGCTGTACGTCGATCGACCGCGCGAGACGTGGCGGTGGCAGGGCGATCGCGTCCACATGACCACGGAGGGATTCGACCCGCGCGCGTTCGTCGCCGAGCACCTCGGCACGAGGGACGTCGCAGGCATCCCCGCGGGAGCCACCGTCGGCCACGTGCACCTGCAGGTGGGCGACGTCTCCACCGCGCGCGACTTCTACGTGGACGCGCTCGGGTTCGCCGAGACGGCGTCCTACGGCGCGCAGGCGCTCTTCGTGAGCGCCGGCGGCTACCACCACCACATGGCGATGAACACCTGGAACTCGGCGGGCGCCGGCCGTCGCGACGACACGCTGGGCCTCGGGCTCGTCGACGTCGTTGTGCCGGGCGCCGACGATCTCGGCGCCGCGCGCGAGCGCCTGCAGGCGCGCGGCGTCGCCGTCGCCGACGACGGCCGCGCGCTGGCGTTCGACGACCCGTGGGGGAACCGCATCCGCCTGAGCGCCTGA
- a CDS encoding bifunctional 2-methylcitrate synthase/citrate synthase, whose translation MTDQDVKKGLAGVVVDTTAISKVNPDTNSLLYRGYPVQELADTQSFEAVAHLLWHGELPTGSELAALQEQERGDRALDPLTRELIDRAPTTAHPMDVLRTAVSATGANDPDANDPSSTSDLDKSVRLLARIPAMVAYDQRRRRGQDVVEPRDDLDFSANFLWMTFGEEPEEVVVDAFRRSMVLYAEHSFNASTFTARVITSTTSDLYSAVVGAIGALKGALHGGANEAVMHLFDEIGEASNVSTWLDRALAEKRKIMGFGHRVYKHGDSRVPTMRAALDRLVEHYGAQDMLALYEELEREFVERKGIHPNLDYPSGPAYHLMGFDTPTFTPLFVASRITGWTAHVMEQAASNALIRPLSAYDGPDERHVPGATE comes from the coding sequence ATGACCGACCAGGACGTCAAGAAGGGCCTCGCGGGCGTCGTCGTCGACACGACGGCGATCTCGAAGGTCAACCCCGACACGAACAGCCTGCTCTACCGCGGCTACCCCGTGCAGGAGCTCGCGGACACGCAGTCGTTCGAGGCCGTCGCGCACCTGCTGTGGCACGGCGAGCTGCCGACCGGGTCCGAGCTCGCGGCGCTGCAGGAGCAGGAGCGCGGCGACCGCGCGCTCGACCCGCTCACGCGCGAGCTCATCGACCGCGCGCCGACGACGGCGCACCCCATGGACGTGCTGCGCACGGCCGTGTCCGCGACGGGCGCGAACGACCCCGACGCGAACGACCCGTCGTCGACGTCGGACCTCGACAAGTCGGTGCGGCTGCTCGCGCGCATCCCGGCGATGGTCGCCTACGACCAGCGCCGCCGCCGCGGCCAGGACGTCGTCGAGCCCCGCGACGACCTCGACTTCTCGGCGAACTTCCTCTGGATGACGTTCGGCGAGGAGCCCGAGGAGGTCGTCGTCGACGCCTTCCGGCGCTCGATGGTGCTCTACGCCGAGCACTCGTTCAACGCGTCGACGTTCACGGCGCGCGTCATCACCTCGACGACCTCCGACCTCTACTCGGCCGTCGTCGGCGCGATCGGCGCGCTGAAGGGCGCGCTGCACGGCGGCGCGAACGAGGCCGTCATGCATCTCTTCGACGAGATCGGCGAGGCGTCGAACGTGTCGACGTGGCTGGATCGGGCGCTCGCCGAGAAGCGCAAGATCATGGGCTTCGGCCACCGGGTCTACAAGCACGGCGACAGCCGCGTGCCGACGATGCGCGCCGCCCTCGACCGGCTCGTCGAGCACTACGGCGCGCAGGACATGCTGGCGCTGTACGAGGAGCTCGAGCGCGAGTTCGTGGAGCGGAAGGGCATCCATCCGAACCTCGACTACCCCTCGGGTCCGGCCTACCACCTCATGGGCTTCGACACCCCGACGTTCACGCCGCTCTTCGTCGCATCGCGGATCACGGGATGGACGGCGCACGTCATGGAGCAGGCCGCGTCGAACGCCCTCATCCGTCCGCTGTCGGCCTACGACGGCCCCGACGAGCGGCACGTGCCGGGCGCGACCGAATGA
- the prpB gene encoding methylisocitrate lyase yields the protein MLSSPVDARAKRQAFRHGLASGRIQRFPGAFTPLSTALIEAKGFEGVYLSGAVMAAELGLPDIGLTTLTEVAQRAHQVARQTSLPVLVDADTGFGEPMNVARTVHELEDAGVAGLHVEDQVNPKRCGHLDGKEVVSTATATQRIAAAVAARRDPGLVIMARTDVRGVDGLDAAIDRAKALQDAGADAIFPEAMASLDELAAVRAAVEVPILANMTEFGKSPLWTAQQLEDVGVNMVIHPVSLLRVAFGAIERALDALDAEGSLASQVPTMQTRARLYELNDYQAYAAFDAGVFDFEVPGAPRQD from the coding sequence ATGCTCTCCTCCCCCGTCGACGCGCGCGCGAAGCGCCAGGCGTTCCGCCACGGCCTCGCGTCGGGACGCATCCAGCGCTTCCCCGGCGCCTTCACGCCGCTGTCCACCGCGCTCATCGAGGCCAAGGGCTTCGAGGGCGTCTACCTCTCGGGCGCGGTCATGGCCGCAGAGCTCGGCCTGCCCGACATCGGCCTCACGACCCTCACCGAGGTCGCGCAGCGCGCCCACCAGGTCGCACGCCAGACGTCGCTGCCGGTGCTCGTCGACGCCGACACCGGCTTCGGCGAGCCGATGAACGTCGCGCGCACGGTCCACGAGCTCGAGGATGCGGGCGTCGCCGGCCTGCACGTCGAGGACCAGGTGAACCCCAAGCGGTGCGGGCACCTCGACGGCAAGGAGGTCGTGTCGACGGCGACCGCCACCCAGCGCATCGCCGCAGCGGTCGCCGCCCGGCGCGACCCCGGGCTCGTCATCATGGCCCGCACCGACGTGCGCGGCGTCGACGGCCTGGACGCGGCGATCGACCGCGCGAAGGCGCTGCAGGACGCCGGCGCCGATGCGATCTTCCCCGAGGCGATGGCGTCGCTCGACGAGCTCGCCGCCGTCCGCGCCGCCGTCGAGGTGCCGATCCTCGCCAACATGACCGAGTTCGGCAAGAGCCCGCTGTGGACCGCGCAGCAGCTCGAGGACGTCGGCGTGAACATGGTCATCCACCCCGTCTCGCTGCTGCGCGTCGCGTTCGGCGCGATCGAGCGGGCGCTCGACGCGCTCGACGCCGAGGGATCCCTGGCGTCGCAGGTGCCGACGATGCAGACTCGAGCGAGGCTCTACGAGCTCAACGACTACCAGGCGTACGCGGCCTTCGACGCGGGCGTGTTCGACTTCGAGGTGCCCGGCGCACCGAGGCAGGACTGA
- a CDS encoding MmgE/PrpD family protein — protein MTELHHLRAHRSAEHLPRERQLAWRIAEVAADPVPVEDDVAEMIVNRVIDNASVAIASLTRAPVTAAREQAQRHPYAPGASVFGVDDRVSPEWAAWANGVAVRELDFHDTFLAADYSHPGDNIPPILAVAQHVGADGAALVRGIATGYEIQVDLVRAICLHEHKIDHVAHLGPSAAAGIGTLLGLAPETIFQAVGQALHTTTATRQSRKGEISTWKAHAPAFAGKMAVEAVDRAMRGQTSPTPIYEGEDGFIAWLLGGWDARYEVPLPVAGEPKRAILDTYTKEHSAEYQAQAWIDLARRLGRERPELRDAANVASIVLHTSHHTHHVIGSGANDPQKYDPTASRETLDHSIPYIVTVALQDGGWHHVDSYAPERAGRPDTVALWQKVTTVEDPAWTARYHDPDPDRKAFGGRIEITLTSGERIVDEIAVADAHPAGARPFGRAQYLEKLHTLADGVVEASELARFVALAERLPELTVDEVRELHVVAPAGLIAPATTSGLF, from the coding sequence ATGACCGAGCTCCACCACCTCCGCGCCCATCGCAGCGCCGAGCACCTCCCCCGCGAGCGGCAGCTCGCCTGGCGCATCGCCGAGGTCGCTGCCGACCCCGTCCCGGTCGAGGACGACGTCGCCGAGATGATCGTGAACCGCGTGATCGACAACGCGTCGGTCGCGATCGCGAGCCTCACGCGCGCCCCCGTGACGGCCGCACGCGAGCAGGCGCAGCGCCATCCGTACGCTCCCGGCGCGTCGGTCTTCGGCGTCGACGACCGCGTGAGCCCCGAGTGGGCGGCGTGGGCGAACGGCGTCGCGGTGCGCGAGCTCGACTTCCACGACACGTTCCTCGCCGCCGACTACTCGCACCCCGGCGACAACATCCCGCCGATCCTCGCCGTCGCGCAGCACGTCGGTGCCGACGGCGCGGCGCTCGTGCGCGGCATCGCGACGGGCTACGAGATCCAGGTCGACCTCGTGCGCGCCATCTGCCTCCACGAGCACAAGATCGACCACGTCGCGCACCTCGGCCCCTCGGCCGCCGCCGGCATCGGCACGCTGCTCGGCCTCGCGCCCGAGACGATCTTCCAGGCCGTCGGCCAGGCGCTCCACACGACGACCGCGACGCGGCAGTCCCGCAAGGGCGAGATCTCGACGTGGAAGGCGCACGCTCCCGCCTTCGCGGGGAAGATGGCCGTCGAGGCCGTCGATCGCGCGATGCGCGGCCAGACGAGCCCGACGCCCATCTACGAGGGCGAGGACGGGTTCATCGCCTGGCTGCTCGGCGGCTGGGACGCGCGCTACGAGGTGCCGCTGCCCGTCGCAGGCGAGCCGAAGCGCGCGATCCTCGACACGTACACGAAGGAGCACTCGGCCGAGTACCAGGCGCAGGCGTGGATCGACCTCGCGCGCCGCCTCGGACGCGAGCGCCCCGAGCTGCGCGATGCCGCGAACGTCGCCTCGATCGTGCTGCACACGAGCCACCACACCCACCACGTCATCGGCTCGGGCGCGAACGACCCGCAGAAGTACGACCCGACGGCGTCCCGCGAGACGCTCGACCACTCGATCCCGTACATCGTCACGGTGGCGCTGCAGGACGGCGGCTGGCACCACGTCGACTCGTACGCGCCCGAGCGCGCCGGCCGACCCGACACCGTCGCGCTGTGGCAGAAGGTCACGACGGTCGAGGACCCCGCCTGGACCGCGCGGTACCACGATCCCGATCCCGACCGGAAGGCGTTCGGCGGCCGCATCGAGATCACGCTGACGAGCGGCGAGCGCATCGTCGACGAGATCGCCGTCGCCGACGCGCACCCCGCAGGCGCGCGGCCGTTCGGCAGGGCGCAGTACCTCGAGAAGCTGCACACGCTCGCCGACGGCGTCGTCGAGGCGAGCGAGCTCGCACGCTTCGTCGCGCTCGCCGAGCGCCTGCCGGAGCTCACGGTCGACGAGGTGCGCGAGCTGCACGTCGTCGCTCCCGCCGGGCTCATCGCGCCGGCGACGACGAGCGGGCTCTTCTGA
- a CDS encoding GntR family transcriptional regulator, producing MRASERVYAALRDDIETGALAPGAVVGEVEQSARLGVSRTPLREAIDRLEAEGLVVQRSPRVTVVADLDLDRIRDLFAVRRALEESAARLAAARPEQARTAFAPLAEAFARADATEDVGAYYDRVAHLDAAIEEAVANDFLARALQPVRAHLGRVRRLARDRPARLAASAREHALIARAIADGDGDLAAHATHVHLHHALASVEHELAATVDDHRATERIR from the coding sequence ATGCGCGCGAGCGAGCGGGTCTACGCGGCGCTGCGCGACGACATCGAGACGGGCGCGCTCGCGCCAGGCGCCGTCGTCGGCGAGGTCGAGCAGTCCGCGCGGCTCGGCGTCAGCAGGACGCCGCTGCGGGAGGCCATCGACCGGCTCGAGGCCGAGGGCCTCGTCGTGCAGCGCAGCCCGCGCGTCACCGTCGTCGCCGACCTCGACCTCGATCGCATCCGCGACCTCTTCGCCGTGCGACGCGCGCTCGAGGAGTCGGCCGCGCGCCTCGCCGCCGCGCGGCCCGAGCAGGCGCGAACCGCCTTCGCGCCCCTCGCCGAGGCGTTCGCGCGCGCCGATGCCACCGAGGACGTCGGCGCGTACTACGACCGCGTCGCCCACCTCGACGCCGCGATCGAGGAGGCCGTCGCCAACGACTTCCTCGCCAGGGCGCTGCAGCCGGTGCGCGCGCACCTCGGCCGCGTCCGCAGGCTCGCCCGCGACCGCCCGGCTCGCCTCGCGGCTTCGGCGCGCGAGCACGCGCTCATCGCTCGCGCGATCGCCGACGGCGACGGCGACCTCGCCGCGCATGCGACCCACGTCCACCTCCACCACGCCCTCGCGAGCGTCGAGCACGAGCTCGCCGCGACCGTCGACGACCACCGCGCCACCGAGAGGATCCGATGA
- a CDS encoding Lrp/AsnC family transcriptional regulator: MRIVDDTDRKILLAMTEHPRSTIVAIAERLGLARNTVQARVQALEASEALQGFDRRLHAEALGYPLTVFMATHVDQPKIDHVVAQLREIPEVVQAHGIAGQADVLVRCVCKDAEDLYRVSRLVLQCDGVERTETWLSMGELIPFRLAPVLERDLGA, translated from the coding sequence ATGCGCATCGTCGACGACACCGATCGGAAGATCCTGCTCGCGATGACCGAGCATCCCCGGTCGACGATCGTCGCGATCGCCGAGCGGCTCGGCCTCGCCCGCAACACGGTCCAGGCGCGCGTGCAGGCGCTCGAGGCGTCGGAGGCGCTGCAGGGCTTCGATCGGCGCCTGCACGCCGAGGCCCTCGGCTACCCCCTCACGGTCTTCATGGCGACGCACGTCGACCAGCCGAAGATCGACCACGTCGTCGCGCAGCTGCGCGAGATCCCCGAGGTCGTCCAGGCGCACGGCATCGCCGGCCAGGCCGACGTGCTCGTGCGCTGCGTGTGCAAGGACGCCGAGGACCTCTACCGCGTGAGCAGGCTCGTCCTGCAGTGCGACGGCGTCGAGCGCACCGAGACGTGGCTGTCGATGGGCGAGCTCATCCCCTTCCGGCTCGCGCCCGTGCTCGAGCGCGACCTCGGCGCCTGA
- a CDS encoding thiamine pyrophosphate-dependent dehydrogenase E1 component subunit alpha → MSLIEDRSLTAPAPNPALAAGLDEPLTVLHPDGSRHASELLDAHLGDVDEHALTDLYVDLSILRRIDAEAFALTRQGELLLWPPSQGQEAAQIGSGRALRDTDFVFGSYREHGLAYLRGVDQGEAMRVWKGVQQSGWDPMEHHLATPQIIIGAQSLHATGYAMASRLDGSDDVAVAYFGDGATSEGDVNEAMVFASAFQAPVIFVCQNNQYAISEPVAVQSGFPLALRPTGFGIPSLRVDGNDVLAVLAATRIAVERARSGGGPTFIEAMTYRMGPHTSTDDPKRYRSEDEVAAWREKDPIVRLERHLEALGAPIDRIREEARIRCDAVAKDLRAAVTAVSVPDHRALFDHVYTTPTARLERQRAEHDAFVASVVPEEHA, encoded by the coding sequence ATGTCGTTGATCGAAGACAGGTCGCTCACCGCACCCGCGCCGAACCCGGCGCTCGCGGCAGGACTCGACGAGCCGCTGACGGTGCTGCACCCCGACGGCTCGCGCCATGCGAGCGAGCTGCTCGATGCGCACCTGGGGGACGTCGACGAGCACGCGCTCACCGACCTCTACGTCGACCTGTCGATCCTGCGCCGCATCGACGCCGAGGCGTTCGCGCTCACCCGGCAGGGCGAGCTGCTGCTGTGGCCGCCGTCGCAGGGGCAGGAGGCCGCGCAGATCGGCTCCGGCCGGGCGCTGCGCGACACCGACTTCGTCTTCGGCTCCTACCGCGAGCACGGCCTCGCGTACCTGCGCGGCGTCGACCAGGGCGAGGCGATGCGCGTCTGGAAGGGCGTGCAGCAGTCGGGCTGGGATCCGATGGAGCACCACCTCGCCACCCCGCAGATCATCATCGGCGCGCAGTCGCTGCATGCGACGGGCTACGCGATGGCGTCGCGGCTCGACGGCTCCGACGACGTCGCGGTCGCCTACTTCGGCGACGGCGCGACGAGCGAGGGCGACGTGAACGAGGCCATGGTCTTCGCGAGCGCGTTCCAGGCACCCGTGATCTTCGTCTGCCAGAACAACCAGTACGCCATCTCCGAGCCCGTGGCCGTGCAGTCGGGCTTCCCGCTCGCCCTGCGACCCACGGGGTTCGGCATCCCGTCGCTGCGCGTCGATGGCAACGACGTGCTCGCGGTGCTCGCGGCGACCCGCATCGCCGTCGAGCGCGCCCGCTCCGGCGGCGGCCCGACGTTCATCGAGGCGATGACGTACCGCATGGGCCCGCACACCTCGACCGACGACCCGAAGCGCTACCGCTCTGAGGACGAGGTCGCCGCGTGGCGCGAGAAGGACCCGATCGTGCGCCTCGAGCGCCACCTCGAGGCGCTCGGCGCGCCGATCGACCGCATCCGCGAGGAGGCGCGGATCCGCTGCGACGCCGTCGCGAAGGATCTCCGCGCGGCCGTGACGGCGGTGTCCGTGCCCGACCACCGCGCCCTGTTCGACCACGTCTACACGACGCCGACCGCGCGGCTCGAGCGCCAGCGCGCCGAGCACGACGCGTTCGTCGCGAGCGTCGTCCCCGAGGAGCACGCATGA
- a CDS encoding alpha-ketoacid dehydrogenase subunit beta, with the protein MTAVDAQVRTETLQLGKAIGAALHDALEADDKVFLMGEDIGQLGGVFRVTDGLQATFGPQRVIDSPLAESAIIGTAVGMAYRGYRPVVEIQFDGFIYPGFDQIVAQVAKLHYRTKGRVRMPMVIRVPYGGDIGSVEHHSESPESYFAHTAGLRVVTAATPQEAYSTLRAAIASDDPVLFFEPKSRYWSKGEVDRSIVRDLDAASILVPGRDVTLATYGPVVQTALEAAEAAADEGIEIEVIDLRSISPLDVDTVVASVERTGRLVVAHEAPKEASVSSELVASVAERAFASMQAAPERVTAYDTPYPPSAFEESYLPSVDRILDAVDRTLGRRHSRSTEPAAQGGAR; encoded by the coding sequence ATGACCGCCGTCGACGCCCAGGTCCGCACCGAGACGCTGCAGCTCGGCAAGGCCATCGGCGCCGCGCTGCACGACGCGCTCGAGGCCGACGACAAGGTCTTCCTCATGGGCGAGGACATCGGCCAGCTCGGCGGCGTGTTCCGCGTGACCGACGGCCTGCAGGCGACCTTCGGCCCGCAGCGCGTCATCGACTCGCCGCTCGCCGAGTCGGCCATCATCGGCACCGCCGTCGGCATGGCCTACCGCGGCTACCGGCCCGTCGTCGAGATCCAGTTCGACGGCTTCATCTACCCGGGCTTCGACCAGATCGTCGCGCAGGTCGCCAAGCTGCACTACCGCACCAAGGGTCGCGTGCGGATGCCCATGGTCATCCGCGTGCCGTACGGCGGGGATATCGGCTCGGTCGAGCACCACTCCGAGAGCCCCGAGTCGTACTTCGCCCATACCGCCGGGCTGCGCGTCGTGACCGCCGCGACGCCCCAGGAGGCGTACTCGACGCTCCGCGCAGCCATCGCGAGCGACGACCCGGTGCTCTTCTTCGAGCCCAAGTCGCGCTACTGGTCGAAGGGCGAGGTCGACCGCTCGATCGTGCGCGACCTCGACGCGGCGAGCATCCTCGTGCCCGGACGCGACGTGACGCTCGCCACCTACGGACCCGTCGTCCAGACGGCGCTCGAGGCCGCCGAGGCGGCAGCCGACGAGGGCATCGAGATCGAGGTCATCGACCTCCGCTCGATCTCGCCGCTCGACGTCGACACCGTCGTCGCGAGCGTCGAGCGCACCGGCAGGCTCGTCGTCGCGCACGAGGCGCCGAAGGAGGCGTCCGTCTCGTCGGAGCTCGTCGCGAGCGTCGCGGAGCGCGCCTTCGCGTCGATGCAGGCGGCGCCCGAGCGCGTCACCGCCTACGACACGCCGTACCCGCCGAGCGCGTTCGAGGAGTCCTACCTGCCGAGCGTCGACCGCATCCTCGACGCCGTCGATCGCACGCTCGGCCGCAGGCACTCCCGCTCGACCGAGCCCGCCGCCCAGGGAGGCGCACGATGA
- a CDS encoding dihydrolipoamide acetyltransferase family protein — protein MTTFKLPDLGEGLTESEIVRWLVAEGDTVELNQILAEVETAKAVVDLPSPYAGTVRRLHAAEGETIAVGAPLIEYDVEGAEPAAAPEAPAPEAPEPEQQPAPALPVEDRAGEQAAKPAQERVSVLVGSVKLGSGARATRRRRTFEPTPFVRDERRPVRAFPPVRALARQRGIDLSSVEPTGEGGVVTRADLDRVGSATPAAATAPARASRRERVSGLRKHTAKAMSDSAFTAPHAAVFLQVDVTETRELVDDLRARARGGDAPTFLSMACRAILLAAARTPEVNSTFHADAGEIEVHGAVNLGIAVATDRGLVVASVDDADLLDATELAVRIREQAEKAREGRLSPAELTSSTMTVSNVGVFGVDGGVPILNPGESVILALGTVRRTPWEHRGEIALRDVMQITVSFDHRVLDGKEASAFIADVGALLEHPGLALARR, from the coding sequence ATGACCACGTTCAAGCTGCCGGACCTCGGCGAGGGACTCACGGAGTCCGAGATCGTGCGCTGGCTCGTCGCCGAGGGCGACACCGTCGAGCTGAACCAGATCCTCGCCGAGGTCGAGACGGCGAAGGCGGTCGTCGACCTGCCGAGCCCCTACGCGGGCACGGTGCGCAGGCTGCACGCCGCCGAGGGCGAGACGATCGCCGTCGGCGCGCCGCTCATCGAGTACGACGTCGAGGGCGCCGAGCCCGCAGCAGCGCCTGAGGCGCCGGCGCCCGAGGCACCGGAGCCCGAGCAGCAGCCCGCTCCGGCGCTGCCGGTCGAGGACCGCGCCGGCGAGCAGGCGGCGAAGCCCGCGCAGGAGCGAGTGAGCGTGCTCGTGGGATCCGTCAAGCTCGGCTCGGGCGCGCGGGCGACGCGTCGTCGTCGCACGTTCGAGCCCACGCCCTTCGTCCGCGACGAGCGCCGCCCGGTGCGCGCGTTCCCGCCGGTGCGTGCGCTCGCCAGGCAGCGCGGCATCGACCTGTCGAGCGTCGAGCCGACGGGGGAGGGCGGCGTCGTCACGCGTGCCGACCTCGACCGCGTCGGCAGCGCGACGCCTGCGGCCGCCACGGCGCCGGCGCGCGCCTCGCGTCGCGAGCGCGTCTCCGGCCTGCGCAAGCACACGGCCAAGGCGATGAGCGACTCCGCCTTCACGGCGCCGCACGCCGCCGTCTTCCTGCAGGTCGACGTCACCGAGACGCGCGAGCTCGTCGACGACCTGCGCGCACGCGCTCGCGGCGGCGACGCACCGACCTTCCTGTCGATGGCGTGCCGCGCCATCCTGCTCGCCGCGGCGCGCACGCCGGAGGTCAACAGCACCTTCCACGCCGACGCCGGCGAGATCGAGGTGCACGGCGCGGTCAACCTCGGCATCGCCGTCGCGACCGACCGCGGCCTCGTCGTGGCGAGCGTCGACGACGCCGACCTGCTCGACGCCACCGAGCTCGCCGTGCGCATCCGCGAGCAGGCCGAGAAGGCCCGCGAGGGGCGGCTCAGCCCCGCCGAGCTCACGTCGTCGACCATGACGGTGTCGAACGTCGGCGTCTTCGGCGTCGACGGCGGCGTGCCGATCCTCAACCCCGGCGAGTCCGTCATCCTCGCGCTCGGCACCGTGCGGCGCACGCCGTGGGAGCACCGCGGCGAGATCGCGCTGCGCGACGTCATGCAGATCACGGTGTCGTTCGACCACCGCGTGCTCGACGGCAAGGAGGCGAGCGCCTTCATCGCCGACGTCGGCGCCCTGCTCGAGCACCCCGGGCTCGCGCTCGCGAGGCGCTGA
- a CDS encoding carboxyl transferase domain-containing protein: protein MERLTTSVDAGSPEGAARAEAMRALVDDLRARLETVALGGPERSRERHVARGKLLPRERVERLLDVGSPFLEVAPLAATGMYDDEAPAAGVIAGIGLVAGRHVMVVANDATVKGGTYFPMTVKKHLRAQEIASENRLPCVYLVDSGGAFLPMQDEVFPDKEHFGRIFYNQARMSADGIPQIACVMGSSTAGGAYVPAMSEETIIVREQGTIFLGGPPLVQAATGEVVSAEDLGGGELHTTVSGVADHLADDDEHALRIVRDIVATLQPSPAPPWEVLAASEPAVDPATLAAAVPVDLQTPYDVREIIARLVDGSELHEFKAGFGTTLVTGFARIWGHPVGIVANDGVLFSESAQKGAHFIELCDQRGIPLVFLQNIAGFMVGSEYERGGIAKHGAKMVTAVACARVPKLTVVVGGSFGAGTYSMCGRAYSPRFLWLWPNARVSVMGGQQAASVLSTVQRANVEARGGSWSPQEQEAFEAPIREQYERQGSPYHSTARLWDDGVIDPADTRRVLGLALDVVGRAPMPDVRYGVFRM, encoded by the coding sequence ATGGAGCGGCTGACGACGTCGGTCGACGCGGGCTCGCCCGAGGGCGCGGCGCGCGCCGAGGCCATGCGCGCGCTCGTCGACGACCTGCGCGCGCGGCTCGAGACGGTCGCACTCGGCGGGCCCGAGCGGTCTCGCGAGCGGCACGTCGCCCGCGGCAAGCTCCTGCCGCGCGAGCGCGTCGAGCGGCTCCTCGACGTCGGCAGCCCCTTCCTCGAGGTCGCGCCCCTCGCCGCGACCGGCATGTACGACGACGAGGCGCCGGCGGCGGGGGTCATCGCCGGCATCGGCCTCGTCGCCGGTCGCCACGTCATGGTCGTCGCGAACGACGCGACCGTGAAGGGCGGCACGTACTTCCCCATGACGGTGAAGAAGCACCTGCGCGCCCAGGAGATCGCGAGCGAGAACCGGCTGCCGTGCGTCTACCTCGTCGACTCGGGTGGCGCCTTCCTGCCGATGCAGGACGAGGTCTTCCCCGACAAGGAGCACTTCGGTCGCATCTTCTACAACCAGGCGCGGATGAGCGCGGACGGCATCCCGCAGATCGCCTGCGTCATGGGCTCGTCCACGGCGGGCGGCGCGTACGTGCCCGCGATGAGCGAGGAGACGATCATCGTGCGCGAGCAGGGCACGATCTTCCTCGGCGGTCCGCCGCTCGTGCAGGCCGCGACGGGCGAGGTCGTGTCGGCCGAGGACCTCGGCGGCGGCGAGCTGCACACGACGGTGTCGGGCGTCGCCGACCACCTGGCCGACGACGACGAGCACGCCCTGCGCATCGTGCGCGACATCGTCGCGACCCTGCAGCCGAGCCCCGCGCCGCCCTGGGAGGTGCTCGCTGCCTCCGAGCCCGCCGTCGACCCCGCGACGCTCGCCGCGGCGGTGCCCGTCGACCTCCAGACGCCGTACGACGTGCGGGAGATCATCGCGCGCCTCGTCGATGGCTCCGAGCTGCACGAGTTCAAGGCCGGCTTCGGCACGACGCTCGTGACCGGGTTCGCGCGCATCTGGGGCCATCCGGTCGGCATCGTCGCGAACGACGGCGTGCTCTTCTCCGAGTCGGCGCAGAAGGGCGCGCACTTCATCGAGCTGTGCGACCAGCGCGGCATCCCGCTCGTGTTCCTGCAGAACATCGCCGGCTTCATGGTGGGCAGCGAGTACGAGCGCGGCGGCATCGCGAAGCACGGCGCGAAGATGGTGACCGCCGTCGCGTGCGCGCGCGTGCCCAAGCTCACCGTCGTCGTCGGCGGCTCGTTCGGCGCCGGCACCTACTCGATGTGCGGCCGCGCGTACTCGCCGCGCTTCCTGTGGCTGTGGCCGAACGCGCGCGTGTCGGTCATGGGCGGCCAGCAGGCCGCATCGGTGCTCTCGACCGTGCAGCGCGCGAACGTCGAGGCGCGCGGCGGCTCGTGGAGCCCCCAGGAGCAGGAGGCGTTCGAGGCGCCGATCCGCGAGCAGTACGAGCGGCAGGGATCGCCGTACCACTCGACCGCGAGGCTGTGGGACGACGGCGTCATCGACCCCGCCGACACGCGCCGCGTGCTCGGCCTCGCCCTCGACGTCGTCGGCCGCGCGCCGATGCCCGACGTGCGCTACGGCGTGTTCAGGATGTGA